One genomic window of Haloferax mediterranei ATCC 33500 includes the following:
- a CDS encoding complex I subunit 4 family protein, producing the protein MIIEALIAVTFLAALVTFVLPDRYAGKAAFALSLVPVVGSLFMWQQYDASGNALLGGTAAFETDVVWLQLGQYDLHWMVGVDGISMPLIVLTTILSTLAIVSAWTPIAERQSQFFGLMLFMEANLLGVFTALDFFVWFIFWEAVLVPMYFLIGVWGGPRRKYAAIKFFVYTNIASLVMFIGFISLVFGLGDSISSLRLPEIAQALQAGQLGGFAGLSAGALASVAFIAMFFGFAVKVPVAPLHTWLPDAHVEAPTPVSVMLAGVLLKMGTYALLRFNFTMLPETARSFALPIALLAVASVIYGALLALAQQDLKRIVAYSSVSSMGYVILGLIAYTTYGVGGATFQMVAHGLISGLMFMAVGVIYNTTHTRMVTDMSGMADRMPVTAGIFVAGAFGYMGLPLMAGFAAEFFIFKGAFESTVMEAMPLFTGAAMFGIVIVAGYLLFAMQRTLFGPFKFDGDYEITKAPFHDVAPLAVLLLLTIVLGVSPDIFFTMIQDAVNPILELGGAF; encoded by the coding sequence ATGATAATCGAAGCGCTCATCGCAGTCACGTTCCTCGCCGCGCTGGTCACATTCGTCCTGCCGGACCGGTACGCCGGCAAGGCGGCCTTCGCGCTGAGTCTGGTTCCCGTCGTCGGGAGCCTCTTTATGTGGCAACAGTACGACGCGAGCGGGAACGCCCTTCTGGGCGGGACGGCCGCGTTCGAAACAGACGTCGTCTGGCTGCAACTCGGCCAGTACGACCTCCACTGGATGGTCGGCGTCGACGGCATCAGCATGCCGCTTATCGTCCTGACGACCATCCTCTCCACGCTCGCAATCGTCAGTGCATGGACCCCCATCGCGGAGCGTCAGTCCCAGTTCTTCGGCCTGATGCTCTTCATGGAAGCGAACCTTCTCGGCGTCTTCACGGCGCTGGACTTCTTCGTCTGGTTCATCTTCTGGGAGGCTGTCCTCGTCCCGATGTACTTCCTCATCGGTGTCTGGGGTGGCCCGCGCCGCAAGTACGCGGCAATCAAGTTCTTCGTGTACACGAACATCGCGTCGCTCGTGATGTTCATCGGGTTCATCTCGCTGGTGTTCGGTCTCGGCGACTCCATCTCGTCGCTCCGTCTCCCCGAGATTGCACAGGCGTTGCAGGCGGGCCAACTCGGCGGCTTCGCCGGACTCTCGGCTGGCGCGCTCGCGTCGGTCGCGTTCATCGCGATGTTCTTCGGATTCGCGGTGAAGGTCCCGGTCGCACCGCTGCACACGTGGCTGCCTGACGCACACGTTGAGGCGCCCACGCCGGTGTCGGTTATGCTGGCGGGCGTCCTCCTGAAGATGGGTACCTACGCGCTGCTCCGGTTCAACTTCACGATGCTGCCGGAGACGGCTCGAAGCTTCGCGCTGCCCATCGCCCTGCTCGCCGTCGCGAGCGTCATCTACGGCGCACTCCTCGCGTTGGCACAGCAGGACCTCAAGCGCATCGTCGCGTACTCCTCCGTCTCGTCGATGGGGTACGTCATCCTCGGTCTCATCGCCTACACCACCTACGGTGTCGGCGGTGCGACCTTCCAGATGGTCGCCCACGGCCTCATCTCCGGTCTGATGTTCATGGCCGTCGGTGTCATCTACAACACGACGCACACGCGCATGGTGACGGATATGTCCGGGATGGCTGACCGGATGCCCGTCACGGCGGGTATCTTCGTCGCCGGCGCGTTCGGTTACATGGGACTTCCGCTCATGGCCGGCTTCGCGGCCGAGTTCTTCATCTTCAAGGGCGCGTTCGAGTCCACGGTGATGGAGGCGATGCCGCTGTTTACCGGTGCGGCGATGTTCGGTATCGTCATCGTCGCTGGCTACCTGCTGTTTGCGATGCAGCGGACGCTGTTCGGACCCTTCAAGTTCGACGGCGACTACGAAATCACCAAGGCGCCGTTCCACGACGTTGCGCCCCTCGCGGTGCTTCTGCTCCTGACCATCGTGCTCGGTGTCTCCCCTGACATCTTCTTCACCATGATTCAGGACGCAGTTAATCCGATTCTCGAACTGGGAGGTGCGTTCTAA
- a CDS encoding NADH-quinone oxidoreductase subunit N translates to MTLLQTVPEWTATAPAIVLAVTGLVLLLIDTIDPDTSSNGVLAGTATLGSLTAGGIAGWFLTQGTGMESTGGAITLYGDALVVDGMSLFFTLIFTSVAAMVSVASYDYLAGRRYQGEFYSLVLFATTGMTLMAMSNSLATVFVSLELASLPSYALVAFLKKNRGSIEAGLKYFLIGALSSAVFAFGISLVFAVTGSLLLPDIAANLSVGSDLVGVLGLGVLMIAGGFAFKTASVPFHFWAPEAYEGAPAPVSAFLSSASKAAGFAVAFRVFTVAFPLGTVTTLSGGSVDWSLLFAVLAVVTMTLGNFAAATQENVKRMLAYSSIGHAGYALIGLAAITVDGGVANGDVLGASMAHLLVYGFMNTGAFLFIAMVEKWGIGRTFADYNGIASKAPIAATAMTVFMFSLAGLPPFGGFVSKYALFYSAIESGFWWLAAVGAVNSALSLFYYSRVVKAMWIEEPSKSLEIGSQPVGLYVAIIFAAVGTVLLLPGFQPVIETAQTVAAALF, encoded by the coding sequence ATGACGCTCCTCCAAACCGTCCCCGAATGGACGGCGACGGCACCCGCCATCGTGCTTGCGGTGACGGGTCTCGTCTTGCTGCTCATCGACACCATCGACCCGGACACGTCGAGTAACGGTGTGCTCGCCGGGACGGCGACGCTCGGGTCGCTCACTGCTGGCGGTATCGCCGGTTGGTTCCTCACACAGGGAACTGGAATGGAGTCTACCGGCGGCGCAATCACCCTGTACGGTGACGCGCTCGTCGTCGACGGGATGAGCCTGTTCTTCACGCTCATCTTCACGAGCGTCGCCGCGATGGTTTCTGTCGCTTCGTACGACTACCTCGCTGGCCGGCGCTACCAGGGTGAGTTCTACTCGCTCGTACTGTTCGCCACCACGGGTATGACGCTCATGGCGATGTCGAACTCGCTTGCGACCGTCTTCGTCAGTCTCGAACTGGCGTCGCTGCCGTCGTACGCGCTCGTCGCGTTCCTCAAGAAGAACCGCGGCAGCATCGAAGCCGGTCTGAAGTACTTCCTCATCGGCGCGCTGTCGTCGGCGGTGTTCGCGTTCGGTATCAGCCTCGTGTTCGCCGTCACCGGTTCGCTGCTGCTCCCGGACATCGCAGCCAACCTGTCCGTCGGCTCCGACCTCGTCGGTGTCCTCGGACTGGGCGTGCTGATGATTGCCGGTGGATTCGCCTTCAAGACCGCCTCCGTTCCGTTCCACTTCTGGGCACCGGAGGCCTACGAGGGCGCACCAGCCCCCGTGAGCGCGTTCCTCTCGTCGGCCTCGAAGGCAGCCGGGTTCGCCGTCGCGTTCCGCGTCTTCACCGTCGCGTTCCCCCTCGGAACCGTCACCACACTCAGTGGTGGGAGCGTCGACTGGTCGCTTCTCTTCGCGGTGCTCGCGGTCGTCACGATGACGCTCGGTAACTTCGCCGCGGCGACCCAAGAGAACGTCAAGCGGATGCTCGCGTACTCCTCTATCGGCCACGCCGGCTACGCACTCATCGGTCTCGCGGCAATCACCGTCGACGGTGGTGTTGCGAACGGTGACGTGCTCGGTGCCAGTATGGCTCACCTGCTCGTCTACGGCTTCATGAACACGGGCGCGTTCCTGTTCATCGCCATGGTCGAAAAGTGGGGCATCGGCCGAACGTTCGCGGACTACAACGGCATCGCATCGAAGGCACCCATCGCCGCAACGGCGATGACCGTCTTCATGTTCTCGCTTGCAGGGCTGCCGCCGTTCGGCGGCTTCGTCTCGAAGTACGCCCTGTTCTACTCGGCCATCGAATCCGGCTTCTGGTGGCTCGCTGCCGTCGGCGCGGTCAACAGCGCGCTGTCGCTGTTCTACTACAGCCGTGTCGTCAAGGCGATGTGGATCGAAGAGCCGTCGAAGTCGCTCGAAATCGGCAGTCAGCCGGTCGGCCTGTACGTGGCGATTATCTTCGCCGCGGTCGGGACGGTCCTGCTCCTGCCCGGTTTCCAGCCTGTCATCGAGACGGCACAGACCGTCGCTGCGGCGCTCTTCTGA
- a CDS encoding DUF7522 family protein, producing MELESQLLPESRAESFVRACRTTAGDDLRSVTYFTHDRCEQVYLRSDLEADADLAGFVEHETDGFQARTAYRGSELGDYQYTIRAFEHGYLTRVTVANKGVFVTTDGLTLRRSKELASALSELLDSK from the coding sequence ATGGAACTCGAATCTCAGCTGCTTCCGGAGTCACGCGCCGAGTCGTTCGTCCGAGCCTGTCGAACCACCGCCGGCGACGACCTCCGAAGTGTGACCTACTTCACGCACGACCGTTGCGAACAGGTTTACCTCCGGTCTGACCTCGAAGCGGACGCTGATTTGGCTGGCTTCGTCGAACACGAGACCGACGGATTTCAGGCGCGAACCGCCTATCGAGGGTCCGAACTCGGTGACTACCAGTACACTATCCGAGCGTTCGAACACGGGTATTTGACGCGCGTCACAGTGGCCAATAAGGGAGTCTTCGTCACGACTGATGGACTGACCCTTCGCCGCTCGAAAGAACTCGCGTCAGCGCTCTCGGAGCTACTGGATTCGAAATAA
- a CDS encoding DHH family phosphoesterase, producing MVRRLVLGCGSVGGDLVGTLAARPGSVTVITDREGRAEDLRADGITATAGNPADPTHYPDDADIVVVGGQSSELNLNAAVAAHERFPEAILIVSLADDPEPSVREDIEHIADEIIDSRRIVTDRILDAVGTSHTERLTRLMEVLRNIDGPLAVVMHDNPDPDAIAAALALQAIAKRVNVESDVCYFGDISHQENRALVNLLDLDLRVLDEVPEDDEYAGYALVDHSRPGVNDRLPTDTNIDIVIDHHPPRAPVEAAYVDLRRGVGSTSTLLTEYLEQLGIVPGTTVATALLFGIRVDTNDFTREVSNADFEAAAYLVPHVDSDLLERVETPSMTSETMETLARAISNRDVRGDILTTNVGDIRERDALAQAADYLLGMEGVEVTVVYGLMDGTVYVSGRARGARVDLGETFREALGTIGSAGGHADMAGAQIPLGILADVGDDSRESLATIVTDIVAGQLFETLEYTTPTPELDIDVTFEYSLDE from the coding sequence ATGGTACGTCGACTGGTCCTCGGGTGTGGCTCCGTTGGGGGGGACCTCGTCGGAACGCTCGCCGCGAGGCCCGGATCGGTTACCGTTATCACTGACCGAGAAGGTCGGGCCGAAGACCTCCGTGCAGATGGAATCACTGCGACGGCGGGTAACCCGGCGGACCCGACACACTATCCAGATGACGCCGACATCGTCGTTGTCGGCGGACAGTCATCGGAGTTAAACCTCAATGCAGCGGTCGCTGCCCACGAGCGGTTCCCCGAAGCGATACTCATCGTGTCTCTCGCTGACGACCCCGAACCGTCGGTCCGGGAAGATATCGAACACATCGCCGACGAGATCATCGACTCGCGTCGAATCGTCACAGACCGGATTCTCGACGCCGTCGGGACGTCACACACCGAGCGACTCACTCGACTGATGGAGGTCCTTCGAAATATTGATGGCCCGCTCGCCGTGGTGATGCACGACAATCCGGACCCGGATGCAATTGCTGCCGCCTTGGCGCTACAGGCGATTGCCAAACGAGTGAACGTGGAATCAGATGTCTGTTACTTCGGAGACATCTCCCATCAGGAAAATCGGGCGCTCGTGAACCTCCTCGACCTCGATCTGCGTGTCCTTGACGAAGTCCCCGAAGACGACGAGTATGCTGGGTATGCGCTTGTCGACCACTCACGCCCCGGCGTCAACGACCGACTTCCAACCGACACAAACATCGACATCGTCATTGACCATCATCCTCCCCGAGCACCCGTCGAGGCGGCGTACGTGGACCTCAGGCGGGGTGTCGGTTCGACGAGTACACTTCTCACCGAGTACCTCGAACAGCTCGGTATCGTCCCCGGAACGACAGTCGCGACCGCTCTCCTGTTCGGGATTCGTGTGGACACGAACGACTTCACACGGGAGGTTTCGAACGCCGACTTCGAGGCCGCGGCGTATCTCGTTCCGCACGTCGATTCCGACCTGTTAGAGCGCGTCGAGACGCCGAGTATGACTTCGGAGACCATGGAGACGCTCGCCCGAGCTATCTCGAACCGCGACGTTCGTGGGGATATTCTCACCACGAACGTTGGCGATATCCGTGAACGAGACGCGCTTGCGCAGGCTGCCGACTACCTCCTCGGAATGGAAGGCGTCGAGGTCACGGTCGTCTACGGGTTGATGGACGGGACGGTGTACGTCTCCGGACGCGCCCGCGGCGCGCGTGTAGACCTCGGAGAGACGTTCCGGGAGGCTCTCGGCACTATCGGGAGCGCTGGCGGCCACGCCGATATGGCAGGTGCACAGATACCGCTCGGTATCTTAGCCGATGTCGGCGACGACTCACGCGAGTCGCTTGCGACCATCGTCACGGATATCGTCGCCGGTCAGTTGTTCGAGACGTTAGAGTACACAACACCAACGCCGGAACTCGACATAGATGTCACCTTCGAGTATTCACTTGACGAGTAA
- a CDS encoding CBS domain-containing protein has protein sequence MSTKATVKEYMTREVQTVSPSDTVADVARRIAESDGHNGFPVCDGRKAEGFVTARDILLSNDDESIETVMATNLVVAHPQMDVTDAARVILRSGIQKLPVVDDAGNLVGIISNTDVIRSQIERATPEKVGKLMRTLEQIHGITVHQERRTVSLSSLIPTQARVYADELEGRKYELERGLAEPLVVIDNKGTLLLADGHHRVLAADRIGVEDMEAYVIVVDDPIELGMQRTAEKEGLSSIADIDIVDYARHPLVETTRRLQ, from the coding sequence ATGAGTACCAAAGCGACCGTCAAGGAGTACATGACGCGCGAGGTCCAGACCGTCTCTCCGAGCGATACGGTCGCGGACGTGGCTCGCCGTATCGCCGAGAGCGACGGACACAACGGATTCCCCGTCTGTGATGGGCGCAAGGCAGAAGGATTCGTCACTGCCCGCGACATCCTCCTTTCGAACGATGACGAGAGCATCGAGACGGTAATGGCGACGAACCTCGTCGTCGCACACCCCCAGATGGACGTGACCGACGCCGCACGAGTCATCCTCCGGTCTGGCATCCAGAAACTACCGGTCGTCGACGATGCAGGTAACCTCGTCGGCATCATCTCGAATACGGACGTGATTCGAAGTCAAATCGAGCGAGCGACGCCGGAGAAAGTGGGCAAACTCATGCGAACGCTCGAACAGATTCACGGTATCACGGTCCACCAAGAACGCCGCACCGTCTCACTTTCGTCGCTCATTCCGACGCAAGCGCGGGTGTACGCCGACGAACTCGAAGGCCGGAAGTACGAACTCGAACGCGGGCTTGCCGAACCACTCGTCGTCATCGACAACAAAGGGACGTTACTGCTCGCCGACGGTCACCACCGCGTCCTCGCAGCCGACCGCATTGGCGTCGAAGACATGGAAGCGTACGTCATCGTCGTGGACGACCCCATCGAACTCGGGATGCAACGAACCGCCGAAAAGGAAGGACTCTCTTCTATCGCCGACATCGACATCGTCGATTACGCCCGACACCCGCTCGTCGAGACTACTCGACGACTTCAGTGA
- a CDS encoding DUF7543 family protein, with protein MSWTEVRRDDRIVEWERSDGNATIRLRRGPNTWHVRFDRLHQSPEGRGYEGEQFDDEDVARDTVEAWKKEYDVGQE; from the coding sequence ATGAGCTGGACGGAAGTCCGCCGCGACGACCGCATCGTCGAGTGGGAACGAAGCGACGGCAACGCGACGATTCGGCTCCGTCGCGGCCCGAACACGTGGCACGTCAGATTCGACAGGCTCCACCAGTCCCCGGAAGGACGCGGCTACGAAGGCGAACAGTTCGACGACGAAGACGTAGCCCGCGACACCGTCGAAGCGTGGAAAAAGGAGTACGACGTGGGGCAGGAGTAG
- a CDS encoding MFS transporter has protein sequence MTVENPRRALGVVFFIVFIDLLGFGILIPVIPLYALSFGATEFVGSLLIASYSAMQFLAAPFLGRLSDNRGRRPVLLLSLSGSVIAWLLFGLAGSLTVLFVARMLAGTMGGNIATAQAYIADITSAEDRAKGLGLLGAAFGLGFVFGPALGGFFASEPVIAAARNVLPAVVPVSEFSLPSFAAALITGLNLLVAFFVLPESRPPEVRNATPELDEGRKSRESRIEQLLSALRTHGLGTLVASFFLVSFAFSALESQFIFLTNEQYSYGATENAVILTYVGIVLAVVQGGLVGPLTDRFGEYRLAVGGAAIQVVTLAAVPFSPVFGSYLPDVGRVLPVGPTLLPGVLMLLAVMTPLSFGNALTNVSLNTLVSRSAGDEEQGGAFGLTQSAGSLARTFGPALAGGLYTGIGFWAPFVVGGVLMIPILVLLGRLDHRTIAATTA, from the coding sequence ATGACAGTCGAGAACCCACGCCGGGCGCTTGGGGTGGTCTTTTTCATCGTCTTTATCGACCTCCTCGGATTCGGCATCCTCATCCCCGTAATCCCGCTCTACGCGCTTTCGTTCGGAGCAACGGAATTCGTCGGGAGTCTGCTTATCGCGTCCTACTCGGCGATGCAGTTCCTCGCCGCACCGTTTTTGGGCCGTCTCTCCGACAACCGGGGTCGCCGACCCGTGCTCTTGCTTTCTCTCTCCGGGAGCGTTATCGCGTGGCTACTGTTCGGTCTCGCCGGGTCACTCACTGTGCTCTTCGTCGCGCGTATGCTCGCCGGGACGATGGGTGGAAACATCGCAACCGCGCAGGCGTATATTGCCGACATAACGTCCGCCGAGGACCGTGCGAAAGGACTCGGACTTCTCGGGGCCGCGTTCGGTCTCGGTTTCGTTTTCGGCCCTGCACTCGGTGGCTTCTTCGCCAGTGAACCGGTCATTGCTGCCGCACGTAACGTGCTTCCGGCCGTCGTTCCGGTCTCGGAGTTCTCGTTGCCGAGTTTCGCGGCCGCGCTTATCACCGGACTTAATCTCCTCGTCGCATTCTTCGTCCTTCCCGAATCACGACCACCTGAAGTACGGAACGCGACACCTGAACTCGACGAGGGGCGCAAGTCGCGCGAGTCGCGTATCGAGCAACTCCTGTCTGCGCTCCGCACGCACGGACTGGGGACACTCGTCGCCTCGTTTTTCCTCGTCTCGTTTGCCTTCTCCGCGCTCGAAAGTCAGTTTATCTTCCTCACGAACGAGCAGTACAGCTACGGAGCGACCGAGAACGCTGTCATCCTCACCTACGTGGGAATCGTCCTCGCGGTCGTTCAGGGAGGTCTCGTCGGCCCGCTGACCGACCGCTTTGGCGAGTATCGCCTCGCTGTTGGTGGGGCCGCGATTCAGGTTGTCACCCTCGCCGCCGTTCCGTTTTCGCCGGTGTTCGGGTCGTACCTTCCCGACGTGGGGAGAGTTCTCCCGGTTGGCCCGACGCTCCTGCCGGGCGTACTCATGCTTCTCGCCGTCATGACGCCGCTGTCGTTCGGAAACGCCCTTACAAACGTCTCATTAAACACGCTCGTCTCGCGGTCCGCGGGTGACGAAGAACAGGGCGGCGCGTTCGGTCTCACACAGAGCGCTGGAAGCCTCGCACGGACGTTCGGCCCCGCGCTCGCGGGCGGTCTCTACACCGGAATCGGGTTCTGGGCACCGTTCGTCGTCGGTGGAGTGCTGATGATTCCGATTCTCGTTCTGCTCGGGCGGTTGGACCACAGGACTATCGCGGCGACGACGGCGTGA
- a CDS encoding DUF7544 domain-containing protein — protein sequence MSWKAIDALDDARDATTSLLLPFDAGRWARLALIAFFVGGFGGGGSSAGNSASSVPTDTGGAGGAPVDSLPGFVTPRTVGIAIVSLVALFVLFVLIRFFIGSVMEFVLVDGLVSKDVRVRKPFRERLGLGVRLFLFKAMLVFVVVLLVVVLVLGVLMGGIAVSNALLLLAIPLIFFGLLVLFLLSIALRLTTDFVVPTMIAEDRHVISSVRRVLPVFRAEFSEFGLYVIIRLVLGALVNIGVGIATLLLLLVAAIPFAIVGGGLALVFVAVNVPVFSTAGLVAFGILGLLFFLTAVAVGAVAQMPVVTFFRYYSLFLLGSVDESLDLVSSFRTDDDSPAPEGPTPA from the coding sequence ATGAGTTGGAAAGCAATCGACGCCTTGGACGACGCTCGCGACGCGACAACGTCGCTCCTTCTCCCGTTCGACGCTGGCCGGTGGGCGCGACTCGCACTTATTGCCTTCTTTGTCGGAGGGTTCGGAGGTGGAGGTAGCAGTGCCGGAAACTCCGCGTCCTCCGTCCCCACCGATACGGGTGGAGCAGGAGGGGCCCCCGTCGACTCGCTTCCGGGCTTCGTCACGCCGAGAACCGTCGGTATCGCAATCGTCTCGTTGGTGGCACTCTTCGTTCTGTTCGTTCTCATCCGATTCTTTATCGGCTCAGTGATGGAGTTCGTCCTCGTCGACGGTCTCGTCTCGAAGGATGTCCGCGTCCGAAAGCCGTTCCGTGAACGCCTCGGCCTCGGGGTGAGACTGTTCCTGTTCAAGGCCATGTTGGTATTCGTCGTGGTGCTACTGGTAGTCGTGCTAGTCCTTGGAGTTCTCATGGGTGGAATTGCGGTGTCGAATGCACTACTCCTCCTTGCGATACCACTGATCTTCTTTGGGTTGCTGGTGCTTTTCCTCCTCAGCATCGCCCTGCGGTTAACCACCGACTTCGTCGTCCCGACGATGATAGCCGAGGACCGACACGTCATCTCGTCGGTGCGGCGCGTCCTCCCGGTGTTCCGGGCAGAGTTCTCCGAGTTCGGTCTCTACGTTATCATCCGGCTAGTCCTCGGTGCTCTCGTCAACATCGGCGTTGGCATCGCCACGCTCCTTCTCTTACTCGTCGCTGCCATCCCGTTCGCCATCGTCGGCGGGGGACTGGCTCTCGTCTTCGTGGCTGTAAACGTCCCCGTCTTCTCTACGGCTGGGTTGGTCGCCTTCGGTATCCTCGGACTTCTGTTCTTCCTCACGGCCGTCGCAGTCGGAGCAGTCGCACAGATGCCCGTCGTGACGTTCTTCCGGTACTACTCGTTGTTCCTCCTCGGCAGCGTCGACGAGTCGCTCGACCTCGTCTCAAGCTTCCGTACCGACGACGACTCGCCGGCCCCGGAAGGTCCGACACCAGCCTGA
- a CDS encoding S8 family peptidase → MRHQSRRSFLKISGSLIGGLAVGSTAVAATRTDRFVVDTKGKRAAEFERAGLDLVHDLSPAGVAVVEGDESDLSSVTSAYAPDLEVHLDTPSVNDAAPQGAVDEPSYGVQWDKHCQRIPDVHDVTRGDGTRVAVIDSGVAADHPDLEAVVNEDLSRNFTADDFGSGVPAGGDHGTHVAGIIAGNDANSEGIVGSAPATEIVDCRVFSTTEGASFADILAAIVYSAAIGCDAANLSIGAYPIPRQEEGKFYGKMLNKTLTHANSQGTVLVISAGNDAADLQHDGGVISLPNEGAQALSISATGPKGTAFDAGEAEEGPESPSFYTNYGTNAVDLGAPGGDALLEAQETHPDTWFYDLVYSTVSTPSYDDDGNYVGSTNDYGWKAGTSMAAPQVAAAVALVRSVQPNLSANQVKSKLKRTASVPEDYDKSYYGAGFLDPLAAINE, encoded by the coding sequence ATGCGTCACCAAAGCAGACGTTCATTCCTGAAGATAAGTGGTTCACTCATCGGCGGTCTCGCGGTTGGCTCAACCGCCGTCGCGGCCACGCGAACGGACCGGTTCGTCGTCGACACCAAAGGGAAGCGTGCAGCGGAATTCGAACGCGCCGGTTTGGACCTCGTTCACGACCTCTCGCCCGCTGGCGTCGCCGTCGTGGAAGGCGACGAATCAGACCTCTCGTCTGTCACTTCGGCGTATGCACCCGACCTCGAAGTCCATCTGGACACGCCGTCGGTGAACGATGCAGCCCCACAGGGTGCAGTAGACGAACCGAGTTACGGTGTTCAGTGGGACAAACACTGCCAGCGAATCCCGGACGTACACGACGTGACACGCGGCGACGGGACCCGTGTGGCCGTCATCGACAGCGGTGTCGCGGCTGACCATCCAGACCTCGAAGCCGTCGTCAACGAGGACCTCTCTCGGAACTTCACGGCCGACGACTTCGGTTCGGGTGTCCCCGCGGGCGGCGACCATGGAACGCACGTCGCGGGCATCATCGCCGGCAACGACGCGAATTCCGAGGGTATCGTCGGTTCCGCACCGGCAACGGAGATTGTCGACTGCCGCGTCTTCTCCACGACGGAGGGCGCGTCGTTCGCGGACATCCTCGCGGCAATCGTGTACAGCGCTGCAATCGGCTGTGACGCCGCGAATCTGAGTATCGGTGCCTACCCGATACCACGGCAGGAAGAAGGGAAGTTCTACGGCAAGATGCTGAACAAGACCCTGACGCACGCGAACAGTCAGGGAACTGTGCTCGTCATCTCCGCCGGTAACGACGCCGCAGACCTCCAGCACGACGGCGGCGTCATCAGCCTGCCGAACGAGGGAGCACAAGCACTCAGCATCAGCGCGACGGGGCCGAAAGGGACCGCTTTCGACGCTGGCGAGGCCGAGGAAGGACCCGAAAGCCCGTCGTTCTACACGAACTACGGAACTAACGCCGTCGACCTCGGCGCACCCGGTGGTGACGCGCTCTTGGAAGCACAAGAGACGCATCCCGACACGTGGTTCTACGACCTCGTGTACAGCACCGTCTCGACGCCCTCGTATGACGACGACGGGAACTACGTCGGCTCGACGAACGACTACGGCTGGAAGGCCGGAACCTCGATGGCTGCACCGCAGGTCGCCGCCGCCGTCGCACTGGTTCGGTCCGTTCAGCCGAACCTGAGCGCCAACCAAGTTAAGTCCAAATTAAAACGCACCGCGAGCGTCCCCGAGGACTACGACAAATCGTACTACGGCGCTGGTTTCCTCGACCCACTCGCCGCTATCAACGAGTGA
- a CDS encoding CNNM domain-containing protein: protein MVGVETGVRLAGGLVLLLANSFFVVSEFAMTRVPQFDGSEFEGSRGLELAWKMTERLEVYLSGCQVGITIASVGLGVVAEPAVAAIFDAVLGGGSGAAHTSLAVILSLVVINLSHVVLGEQVPTYLGVERSRMVAKYTAPVLYGWTKLMYPVIVVADWLAKRLLLLGGVEMTRAWQEAEAGDEAAASAGDETRLSRGEIRSQMGEILAQGSLPEDRREEVLNALRIGELPVRGVMVPADEVVALSANATTEENLERIRTNPQHSRFPLIGDSLDDVQGVVYAPTVLATIDCLQSGDRRLDDVAVPPLSVSADLPVSDLIDRFQAENQELAMVRDPETDEVVGLVTASDAFEAITGQLYDPLDIGA, encoded by the coding sequence ATGGTAGGTGTCGAGACAGGAGTCCGTCTCGCTGGCGGTCTTGTGCTGTTGCTTGCGAACTCGTTCTTCGTCGTCTCCGAGTTCGCGATGACGCGCGTCCCGCAGTTCGACGGGTCAGAATTCGAGGGCTCTCGTGGACTCGAACTCGCGTGGAAGATGACAGAGCGTTTGGAGGTGTATCTCTCAGGATGTCAGGTTGGAATCACTATTGCCAGCGTCGGCCTCGGTGTCGTGGCAGAACCGGCTGTCGCGGCTATCTTTGATGCGGTTCTCGGTGGCGGCAGCGGGGCGGCCCACACGTCACTTGCAGTCATCCTCTCGCTCGTGGTTATCAACCTCTCGCACGTCGTGCTCGGTGAGCAGGTGCCCACGTACCTCGGCGTCGAGCGGTCGCGAATGGTCGCGAAGTATACGGCACCCGTCCTGTACGGGTGGACGAAGCTCATGTACCCAGTCATCGTCGTCGCCGACTGGTTGGCAAAGCGGTTGTTACTTCTCGGCGGCGTCGAAATGACTCGTGCGTGGCAGGAGGCCGAGGCTGGCGACGAAGCCGCTGCGTCAGCGGGCGACGAGACTCGACTCAGTCGCGGCGAGATTCGCAGCCAGATGGGCGAAATTCTCGCACAGGGGTCGCTTCCTGAGGACCGCCGCGAAGAGGTCCTCAACGCGCTTCGAATCGGTGAGCTACCGGTTCGGGGCGTGATGGTTCCCGCCGACGAGGTGGTCGCTCTCTCGGCCAATGCGACGACCGAGGAGAACCTCGAACGGATTCGGACGAACCCACAGCACTCACGATTCCCCCTCATCGGCGACTCGCTAGACGATGTTCAGGGTGTCGTCTACGCACCGACCGTCCTTGCCACGATAGATTGCCTCCAGTCGGGCGACCGGCGCCTCGACGATGTCGCTGTGCCGCCGCTTTCGGTTTCCGCAGACCTCCCCGTCAGCGACCTCATCGACCGGTTCCAGGCGGAAAATCAAGAACTGGCGATGGTTCGTGACCCCGAGACGGACGAGGTGGTCGGACTCGTGACGGCCTCCGATGCCTTCGAGGCTATCACCGGCCAGTTGTACGACCCGCTCGATATCGGTGCCTGA